The Hydrogenobacter sp. T-2 region CACTTGGAGAGGATAAGAAGGATACAAGATGAAACAGGTGGCTTTACCGCCTTTATACCTTGGACTTTTAAAAAGGGTAATACCCTATTGGACAAGGTGGAGGAAGCCTCTTCTACCTACTATCTCAAGGTGCTTGCCATATCAAGGATATACCTTGACAACTTCAAGAATATACAAAGCTCTCACGTAACTCAGACCATGCAGGTGGGAACTGTGGGACTGTACTTTGGTGCCAACGACCTTGGCAGTGTGATGATAGAGGAGAATGTCATTTCTTCTACTTCCTACAAGGTAAGTATACCGAAGGTAGAGGACATGGTTCAAGCCATAAAGTCCGCAGGCTTTATCCCTGCTCAGAGGGACACATACTATAGGATAGTGAGGATTTTCAATTAGAGTGCTAAAATTATAAGTTCCAATGCATAGGGAGATTTCCGAGCTTATAGAGATAGGAAGGCTTTTGCATTCAAGGGGTTGGCTACCTGCAAGTGGTGGAAACCTTTCTGTGAGGCTTGAAGATGAGAGGGTGCTTATTACCGCTTCAGGAAGCCATAAGGGGCATCTTACAAGAGAAGACTTTGTGGTGGTTAATCTAAAGGGAGAGGTATTGGAAGGCTCAAAAAAGCCTTCTGCAGAAACAGAGCTTCATCTCTTAGTCTATAGGGTTTTTCCAGAGGTAAAGTCCGTCTTGCATGTGCATTCTATAAACTCCACGTTAATATCAAGAATGGCACAAGAAGACATAAGGCTTGAAGGGTATGAGCTTCTGAAAGCCTTTGAGGGTATAAAAACCCACGAAACGAGTATAAGCGTGCCTGTCCTTGAAAACTCCCAAGACATGGAGGAGTTATCTAAGAGAATTGAGAAAAAGCTGAGAGAAGAAAAGGTTTACGGCTTTCTCCTTAGGTCTCATGGCTTATACACATGGGGTAAAAGCATAAGGGAGGCTTATATAAGGCTTGAGGCTTTTGAGTTCCTTTTTGAGTGTGAGCTCAGGCTAATGCCTTTGGCATGAAGGCGAGGCTTTATATTGCGGATGCAAGAAGCATGAAGGAGTTAAGGGACGATAGCATAGACCTTGTCATTACCTCTCCACCCTATTGGCACATTAAAGACTATGGAGTTGAAGGTCAAATAGGATATGGACAGAGCCTGCACGAGTATTTAAAAAGCCTATACGCGGTCTTTAAAGAATGCTACAGGGTTCTAAAAGGAGGAACTAAACTTTGCATAAACATAGGAGACCAGTTTGCCCGTAGCATAGTATATGGAGCGTATAAAGTTATACCTATCCATGCGGAGATAATATGCATGTGTGAAGAAATAGGCTTTGACTATATGGGTGCTATAATATGGCAGAAAAAGACAACTATGAATACCACAGGTGGAGCAAACATAATGGGTAGTTTTCCATATCCGCCGAATGGTGTTGTAGAAATAGACTATGAGTTTATACTAATTTTTAAAAAAGAAGGTAAACGCAAGGTTGAAAAAAGCGTTAAAGAGGCTTCAAAATTGACAAAGGAAGAATGGAAGGAATATTTCTCTGGTCATTGGAAATTCGCAGGTGCAAAACAAATTAACCACGAGGCGGTTTTTCCAGAAGAGCTTCCAAGAAGGTTAATAAAGATGTTTTCCTTTGTAGGAGACACGGTGCTTGACCCTTTTGCAGGCAGTGGGACAACCCTTAAAGTAGCCTTAGAGCTTGGTAGAAAAGCCATAGGCTACGAGATAAAGGAAGACTACATTAAATTGGTGAGAGAGAAATTAGGTTTGTTTGGGCTTGAGGTTATAAAAAGAGAAGTTCAGGACTATAAGGTAGAAGAGGTCAATTATGAGCCAAAGGTAAAAGATGCTAAGCCATTGATTGAGGAAAAGAAGTTTAAGTTTAACGGAGATAGATTATACAAAGTTATAAAAGTGCTTTCAGAAGATACCCTTTTACTTTCTACTGGCATTAAAGTAAAATTGGCTGGTGTGAGAATTAAGGATAAGAATTCTGCTTTAGAATATTTGAACCGTTATGTAAAGGGTAAAGAGGTGTTTTTGAAGTTTGTGAGTAATAGCGAAGAAAGTCCTCATGATACGGTTATTGCCAGAGTGTTTCTTA contains the following coding sequences:
- a CDS encoding methylthioribulose 1-phosphate dehydratase; protein product: MHREISELIEIGRLLHSRGWLPASGGNLSVRLEDERVLITASGSHKGHLTREDFVVVNLKGEVLEGSKKPSAETELHLLVYRVFPEVKSVLHVHSINSTLISRMAQEDIRLEGYELLKAFEGIKTHETSISVPVLENSQDMEELSKRIEKKLREEKVYGFLLRSHGLYTWGKSIREAYIRLEAFEFLFECELRLMPLA
- a CDS encoding DNA-methyltransferase, with the translated sequence MKARLYIADARSMKELRDDSIDLVITSPPYWHIKDYGVEGQIGYGQSLHEYLKSLYAVFKECYRVLKGGTKLCINIGDQFARSIVYGAYKVIPIHAEIICMCEEIGFDYMGAIIWQKKTTMNTTGGANIMGSFPYPPNGVVEIDYEFILIFKKEGKRKVEKSVKEASKLTKEEWKEYFSGHWKFAGAKQINHEAVFPEELPRRLIKMFSFVGDTVLDPFAGSGTTLKVALELGRKAIGYEIKEDYIKLVREKLGLFGLEVIKREVQDYKVEEVNYEPKVKDAKPLIEEKKFKFNGDRLYKVIKVLSEDTLLLSTGIKVKLAGVRIKDKNSALEYLNRYVKGKEVFLKFVSNSEESPHDTVIARVFLKNKIHINRKMVQMNIAEEVHFKLTI